The Fusarium graminearum PH-1 chromosome 2, whole genome shotgun sequence genome includes a region encoding these proteins:
- a CDS encoding BFR2 protein, which translates to MVKAKGRAKEFQDPDEPITKDYDPEADVDVSEHGSGSEDSEDENAGTEHYVSVGKSKLRKSEGLSLGPQYRGSRVSRDALEEESASEEDDEEGSGDEEFDDPETADLERDAAEANDSEISSDNALGESDEERFKDYTFRASSKPNKPLSKRAKAADYMSSSDNEGAELGGSDSEDEEMDDGLDALVDGEGDSDDESDENDDEEGSGDDEEDDEDDSESDEEDSKAKAQNAKPMMAALSTQPDVDKGLAIRQQRKAYDGLLNMRIRLQKALIAANTFEALDSNPEPESEPYEAAEEAAIKLLNTISSLKDNFGPSHAGEKRKRELDVSMTTSQIWEQMQAEEERAIKSREDRLEKWSRKVQSVNVTGPKGLEGRNKTLISALRDQLINPDNRLAKRSRVPRSCAPAQAAKGVSEDNNIYDDADFYQVLLKELVDQRTVEGSSGAGAGDAVPTVVLTASKDVKNRKNVDRKASKGRKMRFTVHEKMQNFMAPEDRRAWEQGAIDRFFGTLFGRKMQLNEDESDDDMDVDVEEAGLRLFRN; encoded by the exons ATGGTTAAAGCAAAGGGCCGCGCGAAGGAATTCCAGGATCCTGATGAGCCTATCACCAAGG ATTACGATCCCGAGGCCGACGTCGATGTGAGCGAGCATGGCAGCGGAAGCGAAGACAGCGAGGACGAGAATGCGGGAACCGAGCACTATGTCTCTGTCGGAAAGAGCAAGCTGAGGAAGTCAGAGGGCTTGTCGCTTGGTCCCCAGTACCGTGGCTCGCGTGTCTCGCGAGACgcccttgaagaagagagcgCATccgaggaggacgatgaagagggaTCGGGTGACGAAGAATTCGATGACCCTGAGACCGCAGATCTTGAGCGCGACGCAGCCGAGGCCAACGACTCGGAAATCTCTAGCGACAATGCCCTTGGCGAGAGTGATGAGGAGCGCTTCAAGGACTATACTTTCCGCGCAAGctccaagcccaacaagCCTCTTTCCAAGAgagccaaggctgccgaCTACATGTCCTCTTCTGATAATGAGGGCGCAGAGCTTGGCGGTTCCGACTcagaggatgaggaaatggATGATGGTCTGGAcgctcttgttgatggcgagggagactctgatgatgagtcggatgagaacgacgacgaagagggcTCTGgcgatgacgaagaggatgatgaagatgacagcgaaagcgatgaggaagactCAAAGGCTAAGGCCCAAAATGCAAAGCCTATGATGGCAGCTCTGTCCACCCAACCCGACGTCGACAAGGGTCTGGCAATTCGCCAGCAGCGCAAGGCCTACGACGGACTCCTGAACATGCGAATCCGTCTCCAAAAGGCTCTCATCGCTGCCAACACCTTCGAAGCCCTCGATTCCAACCCCGAGCCCGAATCAGAGCCCTACGAGGCCGCGGAAGAAGCtgccatcaagctccttaacaccatcagcagcctcaaGGACAACTTTGGACCGTCTCACGCTggcgagaagcgcaagcgcgAGTTGGACGTGTCCATGACTACGAGCCAGATCTGGGAACAGATgcaggctgaggaggaacgAGCTATCAAGTCTAGGGAGGATCGTCTGGAGAAGTGGTCCCGCAAGGTGCAATCCGTCAATGTCACAGGACCCAAGGGCCTCGAGGGACGAAACAAGACGCTCATCAGCGCGCTCAGGGATCAACTGATCAACCCCGACAACCGCCTCGCCAAGCGCTCTCGCGTCCCCCGCTCATGCGCCCCTGCGCAAGCTGCGAAGGGTGTTTCAGAGGACAACAATATCTACGACGACGCCGACTTCTACCAggttcttctcaaggagcttgtcGACCAGCGAACAGTGGAGGGCTCATCAGGAGCCGGTGCCGGCGACGCCGTGCCAACAGTGGTCCTCACCGCATCCAAGGATGTTAAGAACCGTAAGAACGTCGACCGCAAGGCAAGCAAGGGCCGCAAGATGCGCTTCACGGTCCACGAGAAGATGCAGAACTTTATGGCTCCCGAGGACCGACGTGCGTGGGAGCAGGGTGCTATTGACCGATTCTTCGGCACGCTGTTCGGACGCAAGATGCAGCTCAACGAGGACGagagcgacgacgatatggatgtcgatgttgaagaggcGGGACTCAGACTGTTCAGAAACTAA